The following coding sequences lie in one Arabidopsis thaliana chromosome 3, partial sequence genomic window:
- the DCL3 gene encoding dicer-like 3 yields the protein MHSSLEPEKMEEGGGSNSLKRKFSEIDGDQNLDSVSSPMMTDSNGSYELKVYEVAKNRNIIAVLGTGIDKSEITKRLIKAMGSSDTDKRLIIFLAPTVNLVKQQCCEIRALVNLKVEEYFGAKGVDKWTSQRWDEEFSKHDVLVMTPQILLDVLRSAFLKLEMVCLLIIDECHHTTGNHPYAKLMKEFYHESTSKPKIFGLTASAVIRKAQVSELERLMDSKIFNPEEREGVEKFATTVKEGPILYNPSPSCSLELKEKLETSHLKFDASLRRLQELGKDSFLNMDNKFETYQKRLSIDYREILHCLDNLGLICAHLAAEVCLEKISDTKEESETYKECSMVCKEFLEDILSTIGVYLPQDDKSLVDLQQNHLSAVISGHVSPKLKELFHLLDSFRGDKQKQCLILVERIITAKVIERFVKKEASLAYLNVLYLTENNPSTNVSAQKMQIEIPDLFQHGKVNLLFITDVVEEGFQVPDCSCMVCFDLPKTMCSYSQSQKHAKQSNSKSIMFLERGNPKQRDHLHDLMRREVLIQDPEAPNLKSCPPPVKNGHGVKEIGSMVIPDSNITVSEEAASTQTMSDPPSRNEQLPPCKKLRLDNNLLQSNGKEKVASSKSKSSSSAAGSKKRKELHGTTCANALSGTWGENIDGATFQAYKFDFCCNISGEVYSSFSLLLESTLAEDVGKVEMDLYLVRKLVKASVSPCGQIRLSQEELVKAKYFQQFFFNGMFGKLFVGSKSQGTKREFLLQTDTSSLWHPAFMFLLLPVETNDLASSATIDWSAINSCASIVEFLKKNSLLDLRDSDGNQCNTSSGQEVLLDDKMEETNLIHFANASSDKNSLEELVVIAIHTGRIYSIVEAVSDSSAMSPFEVDASSGYATYAEYFNKKYGIVLAHPNQPLMKLKQSHHAHNLLVDFNEEMVVKTEPKAGNVRKRKPNIHAHLPPELLARIDVPRAVLKSIYLLPSVMHRLESLMLASQLREEIDCSIDNFSISSTSILEAVTTLTCPESFSMERLELLGDSVLKYVASCHLFLKYPDKDEGQLSRQRQSIISNSNLHRLTTSRKLQGYIRNGAFEPRRWTAPGQFSLFPVPCKCGIDTREVPLDPKFFTENMTIKIGKSCDMGHRWVVSKSVSDCAEALIGAYYVSGGLSASLHMMKWLGIDVDFDPNLVVEAINRVSLRCYIPKEDELIELERKIQHEFSAKFLLKEAITHSSLRESYSYERLEFLGDSVLDFLITRHLFNTYEQTGPGEMTDLRSACVNNENFAQVAVKNNLHTHLQRCATVLETQINDYLMSFQKPDETGRSIPSIQGPKALGDVVESIAGALLIDTRLDLDQVWRVFEPLLSPLVTPDKLQLPPYRELNELCDSLGYFFRVKCSNDGVKAQATIQLQLDDVLLTGDGSEQTNKLALGKAASHLLTQLEKRNISRKTSLGDNQSSMDVNLACNHSDRETLTSETTEIQSIVIPFIGPINMKKGGPRGTLHEFCKKHLWPMPTFDTSEEKSRWR from the exons ATGCATTCGTCGTTGGAGCCGGAGAAAATGGAGGAAGGTGGGGGAAGCAATTCGCTTAAGAGAAAATTCTCTGAAATCGATGGAGATCAAAATCTTGATTCTGTCTCTTCTCCTATGATGACTGACTCTAATGg taGTTATGAATTGAAAGTGTACGAGGTTGCTAAGAACAGGAACATAATTGCTGTTTTGGGGACAGGGATTGATAAGTCAGAGATCACTAAGAGGCTTATCAAAGCTATGGGTTCTTCTGATACAGACAAAAGATTGATAATTTTCTTGGCCCCAACTGTGAATCTTGTTAAACAG CAATGCTGTGAGATCAGAGCACTTGTGAATTTGAAAGTTGAAGAGTACTTTGGAGCTAAAGGAGTTGATAAATGGACATCTCAGCGCTGGGATGAGGAATTTAGCAAGCACGAT GTTTTAGTTATGACTCCTCAAATATTATTGGATGTCCTTAGAAGTGCATTCCTGAAACTAGAGATGGTATGTCTTCTAATAATAGATGAATGCCACCATACCACTGGCAATCATCCCTATGCGAAGTTAATGAAG GAATTCTATCACGAATCCACTAGCAAACCGAAGATATTTGGATTGACTGCGTCAGCCGTCATTAGAAAAG CTCAAGTATCAGAACTTGAGAGACTCATGGACTCAAAG ATTTTTAATCCTGAAGAGCGTGAAGGAGTGGAAAAGTTTGCTACAACGGTTAAAGAAGGTCCAATATTGTATAACCCATCACCATCCTGTAGTTTGgaattgaaagaaaagttaGAAACTTCACACCTCAag TTTGATGCTTCTCTTAGAAGGCTTCAAGAGTTGGGAAAAGACAGTTTTCTGAATATGGATAATAAGTTTGAGACATATCAAAAGAGATTGTCTATCGACTACAGAGAGATTTTGCATTGCCTTGATAATCTTGGCCTGATTTGCGCACACTTG GCGGCTGAAGTCTGCTTGGAGAAAATCTCAGATACGAAAGAGGAAAGTGAAACTTATAAAGAATGCTCAATGGTGTGCAAGGAATTTCTTGAGGATATTTTATCCACCATTGGGGTGTATTTGCCGCAAG ATGATAAGAGTCTGGTAGATTTGCAGCAAAACCATCTGTCAGCAGTAATTTCTGGGCATGTATCTCCAAAGCTAAAAGAACTCTTCCATCTATTGGATTCCTTTAG AGGTGACAAGCAAAAGCAGTGCCTTATTTTAGTTGAGAGAATTATAACTGCGAAAGTGATCGAAAGATTCGTTAAGAAAGAAGCCTCTTTGGCTTACCTTAATGTCTTGTATTTAACCGAAAACAACCCCTCCACCAATGTATCGGCACAGAAAATGCAAATTGAAATCCCTGATTTATTTCAACATGGCAAG GTGAATCTTTTATTCATCACAGATGTGGTTGAAGAGGGATTTCAGGTTCCAGATTGCTCATGCATGGTTTGTTTTGACCTGCCCAAAACAATGTGTAGTTACTCGCAGTCTCAAAAACATGCCAAACAGAGTAATTCTAAGTCTATCATGTTTCTTGAAAG AGGGAACCCGAAGCAAAGAGACCATCTGCATGACCTTATGCGAAGAGAAGTCCTAATTCAAGATCCAGAAGCTCCAAACTTGAAATCGTGTCCACCTCCAGTGAAAAATGGACACGGTGTGAAGGAGATTGGATCCATGGTTATCCCAGATTCTAACATAACTGTATCTGAGGAAGCAGCTTCCACACAAACTATGAGTGATCCTCCTAGCAGAAATGAGCAGTTACCACCGTGTAAAAAGTTACGCTTGGATAACAATCTCTTACAATCCAACGGCAAAGAGAAGGTTGCCTCTTCTAAAAGTAAATCATCTTCATCGGCTGCAG GTTCAAAAAAACGTAAGGAGTTGCACGGAACAACCTGTGCAAACGCATTGTCAGGAACCTGGGGAGAAAATATTGATGGCGCCACCTTTCAGGCTTATAAGTTTGACTTCTGTTGTAATATTTCTGGCGAAGTATACTcgagtttctctcttttgcttgAGTCAACTCTCGCCGAGGATGTTGGTAAAGTTGAGATGGACCTTTACTTGGTCAGGAAGCTTGTCAAGGCTTCTGTCTCACCTTGTGGCCAGATACGTTTGAGTCAAGAGGAG CTGGTCaaagcaaaatattttcagCAGTTTTTCTTTAATGGCATGTTTGGAAAGTTGTTTGTTGGATCTAAGTCACAGGgaacaaagagagaattttTGCTTCAAACTGACACTAGTTCTCTTTGGCACCCTGCCTTTATGTTTCTACTGCTACCAGTTGAAACAAATGATCTAGCTTCGAGTGCGACAATTGATTGGTCAGCTATCAACTCCTGTGCCTCAATAGTTGAGTTCTTGAAGAAAAATTCTCTTCTTGATCTTCGGGATAGTGATGGGAATCAGTGCAATACCTCATCCGGTCAGGAAGTCTTACTAGACGATAAAATGGAAGAAACGAATCTGATTCATTTTGCCAATGCTTCGTCTGATAAAAATAGTCTCGAAGAACTTGTGGTCATTGCAATTCATACTGGACGGATATACTCTATAGTTGAAGCCGTAAGCGATTCTTCTGCTATGAGCCCCTTTGAGGTGGATGCCTCATCAGGCTATGCTACTTATGCagaatattttaacaaaaa GTATGGGATTGTTTTAGCGCACCCGAACCAGCCGTTGATGAAGTTGAAGCAGAGTCACCATGCGCACAACCTTTTAGTCGACTTCAATGAAGAGA TGGTTGTGAAGACAGAACCAAAAGCTGGCAATGTTAGGAAAAGAAAACCGAATATCCATGCGCATTTGCCTCCAGAGCTTTTGGCTAGAATTGATGTACCGCGTGCTGTGCTAAAATCAATCTACTTGCTGCCTTCAGTGATGCACCGCCTAGAGTCTCTAATGTTGGCCAGCCAGCTTAGGGAAGAGATTGATTGTAGCATAGATAACTTCAGTATATCAAGTACATCG ATTCTTGAAGCAGTTACAACACTTACATGCCCCGAATCATTTTCAATGGAGCGGTTGGAACTGCTCGGGGATTCAGTCTTGAAGTATGTTGCGAGCTGTCATCTATTCCTTAAGTATCCTGACAAAGATGAGGGGCAACTATCACGGCAGAGACAATCGATTATATCTAACTCAAATCTTCACCGCTTGACAACCAGTCGCAAACTACAG GGATACATAAGAAATGGCGCTTTTGAACCGCGTCGCTGGACTGCACCTGGtcaattttctctttttcctgtTCCTTGCAAGTGTGGGATTGATACTAGAGAAGTACCATTGGACCCAAAATTCTTCACAGAAAACATGACTATCAAAATAGGCAAGTCTTGCGACATGGGTCATAGATGGGTAGTTTCAAAATCTGTATCAGATTGCGCTGAGGCCCTGATTGGTGCCTATTATGTAAGCGGTGGATTGTCTGCTTCTCTCCATATGATGAAATGGCTCGGTATTGACGTCGATTTTGACCCAAACCTAGTCGTTGAAGCCATCAATAGAGTTTCTCTACGGTGTTACATTCCTAAAGAAGATGAGCTCATAGAGTTGGAGAGAAAGATCCAACATGAATTCTCTGCaaagtttcttttaaaagaGGCTATCACACACTCCTCTCTTCGTGAATCCTATTCATACGAG AGATTAGAGTTTCTTGGCGATTCTGTACTGGATTTTCTAATAACCCGTCATCTTTTTAACACCTACGAACAAACTGGGCCTGGAGAGATGACCGATCTTCGTTCTGCATGTGTaaacaatgaaaattttgCGCAAGTTGCAGTGAAAAATAACCTGCATACCCACCTTCAACGCTGTGCTACGGTTCTCGAGACTCAAATAAACGACTATCTGATGTCCTTTCAAAAGCCAGATGAGACTGGTAGATCAATCCCTTCAATACAGGGCCCTAAG GCTCTTGGAGATGTTGTGGAGAGTATCGCTGGAGCATTGCTGATCGATACGAGGTTAGATCTCGATCAAGTGTGGAGAGTCTTTGAGCCGTTGCTTTCTCCACTTGTAACTCCAGATAAACTTCAGCTTCCTCCATACCGGGAGCTCAATGAGCTATGCGACTCTCTTGGGTATTTCTTTCGAGTGAAATGTTCAAATGATGGTGTCAAAGCACAAGCCACGATCCAGTTGCAGCTGGATGATGTTCTTTTAACTGGAGATGGATCTGAACAGACAAATAAACTGGCCTTGGGAAAAGCAGCTTCACATCTGCTTACACAACTTGAG AAGAGAAACATTTCACGTAAAACCTCGCTCGGGGATAATCAAAGTTCCATGGATGTCAATCTTGCTTGCAATCATAGCGACAGAGAAACTCTGACTTCAGAGACTACTGAAATCCAGAGTATAGTGATTCCAT TTATTGGACCTATAAACATGAAGAAAGGCGGGCCTCGTGGAACTCTACATGAGTTTTGCAAGAAGCATCTGTGGCCAATGCCTACTTTCGATACCTCGGAAGAGAAATCCAG ATGGCGGTGA
- the DCL3 gene encoding dicer-like 3: MHSSLEPEKMEEGGGSNSLKRKFSEIDGDQNLDSVSSPMMTDSNGYELKVYEVAKNRNIIAVLGTGIDKSEITKRLIKAMGSSDTDKRLIIFLAPTVNLVKQQCCEIRALVNLKVEEYFGAKGVDKWTSQRWDEEFSKHDVLVMTPQILLDVLRSAFLKLEMVCLLIIDECHHTTGNHPYAKLMKEFYHESTSKPKIFGLTASAVIRKAQVSELERLMDSKIFNPEEREGVEKFATTVKEGPILYNPSPSCSLELKEKLETSHLKFDASLRRLQELGKDSFLNMDNKFETYQKRLSIDYREILHCLDNLGLICAHLAAEVCLEKISDTKEESETYKECSMVCKEFLEDILSTIGVYLPQDDKSLVDLQQNHLSAVISGHVSPKLKELFHLLDSFRGDKQKQCLILVERIITAKVIERFVKKEASLAYLNVLYLTENNPSTNVSAQKMQIEIPDLFQHGKVNLLFITDVVEEGFQVPDCSCMVCFDLPKTMCSYSQSQKHAKQSNSKSIMFLERGNPKQRDHLHDLMRREVLIQDPEAPNLKSCPPPVKNGHGVKEIGSMVIPDSNITVSEEAASTQTMSDPPSRNEQLPPCKKLRLDNNLLQSNGKEKVASSKSKSSSSAAGSKKRKELHGTTCANALSGTWGENIDGATFQAYKFDFCCNISGEVYSSFSLLLESTLAEDVGKVEMDLYLVRKLVKASVSPCGQIRLSQEELVKAKYFQQFFFNGMFGKLFVGSKSQGTKREFLLQTDTSSLWHPAFMFLLLPVETNDLASSATIDWSAINSCASIVEFLKKNSLLDLRDSDGNQCNTSSGQEVLLDDKMEETNLIHFANASSDKNSLEELVVIAIHTGRIYSIVEAVSDSSAMSPFEVDASSGYATYAEYFNKKYGIVLAHPNQPLMKLKQSHHAHNLLVDFNEEMVVKTEPKAGNVRKRKPNIHAHLPPELLARIDVPRAVLKSIYLLPSVMHRLESLMLASQLREEIDCSIDNFSISSTSILEAVTTLTCPESFSMERLELLGDSVLKYVASCHLFLKYPDKDEGQLSRQRQSIISNSNLHRLTTSRKLQGYIRNGAFEPRRWTAPGQFSLFPVPCKCGIDTREVPLDPKFFTENMTIKIGKSCDMGHRWVVSKSVSDCAEALIGAYYVSGGLSASLHMMKWLGIDVDFDPNLVVEAINRVSLRCYIPKEDELIELERKIQHEFSAKFLLKEAITHSSLRESYSYERLEFLGDSVLDFLITRHLFNTYEQTGPGEMTDLRSACVNNENFAQVAVKNNLHTHLQRCATVLETQINDYLMSFQKPDETGRSIPSIQGPKALGDVVESIAGALLIDTRLDLDQVWRVFEPLLSPLVTPDKLQLPPYRELNELCDSLGYFFRVKCSNDGVKAQATIQLQLDDVLLTGDGSEQTNKLALGKAASHLLTQLEKRNISRKTSLGDNQSSMDVNLACNHSDRETLTSETTEIQSIVIPFIGPINMKKGGPRGTLHEFCKKHLWPMPTFDTSEEKSRTPFEFIDGGEKRTSFSSFTSTITLRIPNREAVMYAGEARPDKKSSFDSAVVELLYELERRKIVIIQK, translated from the exons ATGCATTCGTCGTTGGAGCCGGAGAAAATGGAGGAAGGTGGGGGAAGCAATTCGCTTAAGAGAAAATTCTCTGAAATCGATGGAGATCAAAATCTTGATTCTGTCTCTTCTCCTATGATGACTGACTCTAATGg TTATGAATTGAAAGTGTACGAGGTTGCTAAGAACAGGAACATAATTGCTGTTTTGGGGACAGGGATTGATAAGTCAGAGATCACTAAGAGGCTTATCAAAGCTATGGGTTCTTCTGATACAGACAAAAGATTGATAATTTTCTTGGCCCCAACTGTGAATCTTGTTAAACAG CAATGCTGTGAGATCAGAGCACTTGTGAATTTGAAAGTTGAAGAGTACTTTGGAGCTAAAGGAGTTGATAAATGGACATCTCAGCGCTGGGATGAGGAATTTAGCAAGCACGAT GTTTTAGTTATGACTCCTCAAATATTATTGGATGTCCTTAGAAGTGCATTCCTGAAACTAGAGATGGTATGTCTTCTAATAATAGATGAATGCCACCATACCACTGGCAATCATCCCTATGCGAAGTTAATGAAG GAATTCTATCACGAATCCACTAGCAAACCGAAGATATTTGGATTGACTGCGTCAGCCGTCATTAGAAAAG CTCAAGTATCAGAACTTGAGAGACTCATGGACTCAAAG ATTTTTAATCCTGAAGAGCGTGAAGGAGTGGAAAAGTTTGCTACAACGGTTAAAGAAGGTCCAATATTGTATAACCCATCACCATCCTGTAGTTTGgaattgaaagaaaagttaGAAACTTCACACCTCAag TTTGATGCTTCTCTTAGAAGGCTTCAAGAGTTGGGAAAAGACAGTTTTCTGAATATGGATAATAAGTTTGAGACATATCAAAAGAGATTGTCTATCGACTACAGAGAGATTTTGCATTGCCTTGATAATCTTGGCCTGATTTGCGCACACTTG GCGGCTGAAGTCTGCTTGGAGAAAATCTCAGATACGAAAGAGGAAAGTGAAACTTATAAAGAATGCTCAATGGTGTGCAAGGAATTTCTTGAGGATATTTTATCCACCATTGGGGTGTATTTGCCGCAAG ATGATAAGAGTCTGGTAGATTTGCAGCAAAACCATCTGTCAGCAGTAATTTCTGGGCATGTATCTCCAAAGCTAAAAGAACTCTTCCATCTATTGGATTCCTTTAG AGGTGACAAGCAAAAGCAGTGCCTTATTTTAGTTGAGAGAATTATAACTGCGAAAGTGATCGAAAGATTCGTTAAGAAAGAAGCCTCTTTGGCTTACCTTAATGTCTTGTATTTAACCGAAAACAACCCCTCCACCAATGTATCGGCACAGAAAATGCAAATTGAAATCCCTGATTTATTTCAACATGGCAAG GTGAATCTTTTATTCATCACAGATGTGGTTGAAGAGGGATTTCAGGTTCCAGATTGCTCATGCATGGTTTGTTTTGACCTGCCCAAAACAATGTGTAGTTACTCGCAGTCTCAAAAACATGCCAAACAGAGTAATTCTAAGTCTATCATGTTTCTTGAAAG AGGGAACCCGAAGCAAAGAGACCATCTGCATGACCTTATGCGAAGAGAAGTCCTAATTCAAGATCCAGAAGCTCCAAACTTGAAATCGTGTCCACCTCCAGTGAAAAATGGACACGGTGTGAAGGAGATTGGATCCATGGTTATCCCAGATTCTAACATAACTGTATCTGAGGAAGCAGCTTCCACACAAACTATGAGTGATCCTCCTAGCAGAAATGAGCAGTTACCACCGTGTAAAAAGTTACGCTTGGATAACAATCTCTTACAATCCAACGGCAAAGAGAAGGTTGCCTCTTCTAAAAGTAAATCATCTTCATCGGCTGCAG GTTCAAAAAAACGTAAGGAGTTGCACGGAACAACCTGTGCAAACGCATTGTCAGGAACCTGGGGAGAAAATATTGATGGCGCCACCTTTCAGGCTTATAAGTTTGACTTCTGTTGTAATATTTCTGGCGAAGTATACTcgagtttctctcttttgcttgAGTCAACTCTCGCCGAGGATGTTGGTAAAGTTGAGATGGACCTTTACTTGGTCAGGAAGCTTGTCAAGGCTTCTGTCTCACCTTGTGGCCAGATACGTTTGAGTCAAGAGGAG CTGGTCaaagcaaaatattttcagCAGTTTTTCTTTAATGGCATGTTTGGAAAGTTGTTTGTTGGATCTAAGTCACAGGgaacaaagagagaattttTGCTTCAAACTGACACTAGTTCTCTTTGGCACCCTGCCTTTATGTTTCTACTGCTACCAGTTGAAACAAATGATCTAGCTTCGAGTGCGACAATTGATTGGTCAGCTATCAACTCCTGTGCCTCAATAGTTGAGTTCTTGAAGAAAAATTCTCTTCTTGATCTTCGGGATAGTGATGGGAATCAGTGCAATACCTCATCCGGTCAGGAAGTCTTACTAGACGATAAAATGGAAGAAACGAATCTGATTCATTTTGCCAATGCTTCGTCTGATAAAAATAGTCTCGAAGAACTTGTGGTCATTGCAATTCATACTGGACGGATATACTCTATAGTTGAAGCCGTAAGCGATTCTTCTGCTATGAGCCCCTTTGAGGTGGATGCCTCATCAGGCTATGCTACTTATGCagaatattttaacaaaaa GTATGGGATTGTTTTAGCGCACCCGAACCAGCCGTTGATGAAGTTGAAGCAGAGTCACCATGCGCACAACCTTTTAGTCGACTTCAATGAAGAGA TGGTTGTGAAGACAGAACCAAAAGCTGGCAATGTTAGGAAAAGAAAACCGAATATCCATGCGCATTTGCCTCCAGAGCTTTTGGCTAGAATTGATGTACCGCGTGCTGTGCTAAAATCAATCTACTTGCTGCCTTCAGTGATGCACCGCCTAGAGTCTCTAATGTTGGCCAGCCAGCTTAGGGAAGAGATTGATTGTAGCATAGATAACTTCAGTATATCAAGTACATCG ATTCTTGAAGCAGTTACAACACTTACATGCCCCGAATCATTTTCAATGGAGCGGTTGGAACTGCTCGGGGATTCAGTCTTGAAGTATGTTGCGAGCTGTCATCTATTCCTTAAGTATCCTGACAAAGATGAGGGGCAACTATCACGGCAGAGACAATCGATTATATCTAACTCAAATCTTCACCGCTTGACAACCAGTCGCAAACTACAG GGATACATAAGAAATGGCGCTTTTGAACCGCGTCGCTGGACTGCACCTGGtcaattttctctttttcctgtTCCTTGCAAGTGTGGGATTGATACTAGAGAAGTACCATTGGACCCAAAATTCTTCACAGAAAACATGACTATCAAAATAGGCAAGTCTTGCGACATGGGTCATAGATGGGTAGTTTCAAAATCTGTATCAGATTGCGCTGAGGCCCTGATTGGTGCCTATTATGTAAGCGGTGGATTGTCTGCTTCTCTCCATATGATGAAATGGCTCGGTATTGACGTCGATTTTGACCCAAACCTAGTCGTTGAAGCCATCAATAGAGTTTCTCTACGGTGTTACATTCCTAAAGAAGATGAGCTCATAGAGTTGGAGAGAAAGATCCAACATGAATTCTCTGCaaagtttcttttaaaagaGGCTATCACACACTCCTCTCTTCGTGAATCCTATTCATACGAG AGATTAGAGTTTCTTGGCGATTCTGTACTGGATTTTCTAATAACCCGTCATCTTTTTAACACCTACGAACAAACTGGGCCTGGAGAGATGACCGATCTTCGTTCTGCATGTGTaaacaatgaaaattttgCGCAAGTTGCAGTGAAAAATAACCTGCATACCCACCTTCAACGCTGTGCTACGGTTCTCGAGACTCAAATAAACGACTATCTGATGTCCTTTCAAAAGCCAGATGAGACTGGTAGATCAATCCCTTCAATACAGGGCCCTAAG GCTCTTGGAGATGTTGTGGAGAGTATCGCTGGAGCATTGCTGATCGATACGAGGTTAGATCTCGATCAAGTGTGGAGAGTCTTTGAGCCGTTGCTTTCTCCACTTGTAACTCCAGATAAACTTCAGCTTCCTCCATACCGGGAGCTCAATGAGCTATGCGACTCTCTTGGGTATTTCTTTCGAGTGAAATGTTCAAATGATGGTGTCAAAGCACAAGCCACGATCCAGTTGCAGCTGGATGATGTTCTTTTAACTGGAGATGGATCTGAACAGACAAATAAACTGGCCTTGGGAAAAGCAGCTTCACATCTGCTTACACAACTTGAG AAGAGAAACATTTCACGTAAAACCTCGCTCGGGGATAATCAAAGTTCCATGGATGTCAATCTTGCTTGCAATCATAGCGACAGAGAAACTCTGACTTCAGAGACTACTGAAATCCAGAGTATAGTGATTCCAT TTATTGGACCTATAAACATGAAGAAAGGCGGGCCTCGTGGAACTCTACATGAGTTTTGCAAGAAGCATCTGTGGCCAATGCCTACTTTCGATACCTCGGAAGAGAAATCCAG AACTCCGTTTGAATTCATAGATGGCGGTGAGAAGCGGACTAGCTTCAGCAGTTTCACATCGACCATAACCCTAAGGATACCCAATCGTGAGGCTGTGATGTATGCTGGAGAAGCAAGGCCTGACAAGAAGAGTTCCTTCGACTCTGCAGTCGTGGAATTGCTTTATGAGCTCGAGCGCCGCAAGATCGTCATAATACAAAAGTAG